The following are encoded in a window of Arthrobacter sp. OAP107 genomic DNA:
- a CDS encoding methylenetetrahydrofolate reductase, with the protein MSPPSLIDTHPNLSETAPVALSYELFPPRSPAAAETLWTTIRELEATDPDYVSVTYGASGSNRNTAVELINRLVLETTLRPLAHLTCVGNTPTELAEIIGELLDAGVRGILALRGDLPKDSGAPVSGSLRYAQDLIELIRRVEQRRSALLCAGKVAVGVAAYPTRHPESPSEAHDVEVLLAKQRSGADFAITQVFFHTDQYADLLTRARRAGVTIPIIPGVMPLTSLRRLKRLGELTGVEPAPELIERMAAADTDAERLRIGVSATVDLANAALDAGAPGLHIYTFNEHQSALEVLDKLQLARPARSSSRLNALARRQLAS; encoded by the coding sequence ATGTCACCACCAAGCCTTATTGATACGCACCCAAATCTCTCCGAGACCGCACCGGTGGCGCTCTCCTATGAGCTCTTCCCGCCTCGTTCGCCTGCTGCAGCCGAAACCCTGTGGACCACCATCCGGGAACTGGAAGCCACCGATCCCGACTACGTGTCGGTCACCTACGGTGCCAGCGGCTCCAACCGTAACACCGCCGTCGAACTCATCAACCGCCTGGTGCTGGAGACGACCCTCCGCCCGCTGGCCCACCTGACGTGCGTCGGCAACACGCCGACGGAGCTCGCCGAGATCATCGGCGAACTGCTCGACGCCGGCGTCCGCGGCATCCTCGCCCTCCGCGGCGACCTGCCGAAGGACAGTGGTGCGCCGGTCAGCGGTTCGCTGCGCTACGCCCAGGACCTGATTGAGCTCATCCGCAGGGTCGAGCAGCGGCGTTCCGCGCTGCTGTGCGCCGGAAAGGTTGCCGTTGGCGTGGCGGCCTACCCGACGCGGCATCCGGAATCGCCAAGCGAGGCCCACGACGTCGAGGTGCTGCTCGCCAAGCAGCGCTCCGGTGCCGACTTCGCGATCACCCAGGTGTTCTTCCACACGGACCAGTACGCCGACCTTCTCACCAGGGCGCGCCGGGCCGGCGTCACCATCCCGATCATCCCCGGCGTCATGCCGCTCACCAGCCTGCGCCGGCTCAAGCGCCTCGGCGAGCTGACCGGCGTCGAACCCGCGCCGGAGCTCATCGAGCGCATGGCGGCGGCCGATACGGACGCTGAACGGCTCCGGATCGGCGTCAGCGCAACGGTGGACCTGGCCAACGCGGCCCTGGACGCCGGAGCGCCCGGGCTCCACATCTACACCTTCAACGAGCACCAGAGCGCGCTGGAGGTGCTGGACAAGCTGCAGCTTGCCCGGCCGGCCCGCTCCAGCAGCCGCCTGAACGCGCTCGCCCGTCGCCAGCTCGCCAGCTGA